One Nitrosomonas sp. PY1 DNA window includes the following coding sequences:
- a CDS encoding imelysin family protein, with translation MKKRIKPMLIGVATSIFAAASHAEPPEAPKLYISTNGPQVSFYWDEVSKADNYILIASNLDDGSPFGQFDLGAGTRLNAPLPEGSGFFVSIRAENADGNSNFSIPHSLVVPSISTAAPSIEQVIQNYARNVILNTYSDLAEQTKILRAAIIELQFEKTDKNLYKAQNAWRNARLPWEQSEAFVFGPVDTNELDPALDSWPINATDIQNIVKSDTPLTTKAVSTFDPTLKGFHVIEYLLFGSNSNKAASELTDRELAYLIAAASVLSNDAQALVDAWNPNDGNYLSVFSQAGAGSTAYPSQTAALQEMLIGMIGIADEVANGKLGRPLTQQDANFIESRFSANSRSDFMNNIRGLLNVYTGNYMLSEGPGLDALVKSVNPALDEAIRDQIEKSIAAIYAIPQPFSESIINNRAQVQAAVDEVKALLSILIDKLLPLVPAV, from the coding sequence ATGAAAAAACGGATAAAACCAATGCTAATTGGGGTCGCAACTTCAATATTCGCTGCCGCTTCACATGCCGAGCCACCAGAAGCACCAAAGCTATATATTTCCACCAATGGTCCGCAAGTTAGCTTTTACTGGGATGAGGTTTCCAAGGCTGATAATTATATTTTAATCGCGTCTAATTTAGATGATGGATCGCCCTTTGGCCAATTTGATTTAGGCGCCGGTACTCGATTGAATGCTCCTTTGCCTGAGGGATCCGGGTTTTTTGTTTCGATCCGCGCAGAAAATGCGGATGGAAATAGTAATTTTTCAATACCACACTCACTGGTGGTTCCATCTATTTCTACAGCAGCGCCCTCAATAGAACAGGTGATTCAAAATTACGCACGTAATGTAATATTGAATACCTACTCTGATTTGGCCGAGCAAACAAAAATACTGCGTGCGGCGATTATCGAGTTGCAATTTGAGAAAACAGATAAGAATCTCTATAAAGCCCAAAACGCATGGCGCAACGCGCGCCTTCCTTGGGAGCAATCTGAAGCATTTGTATTTGGTCCCGTGGACACTAACGAATTGGACCCTGCTCTAGATAGTTGGCCAATAAATGCTACGGATATACAAAATATTGTAAAGAGTGATACTCCCCTAACGACAAAAGCTGTTAGTACATTTGACCCCACATTAAAAGGCTTTCATGTCATTGAATACTTATTATTTGGTAGTAATAGCAATAAAGCAGCTTCAGAACTAACGGATAGAGAGCTGGCGTACCTAATTGCAGCAGCTAGTGTACTTTCTAACGATGCTCAAGCATTAGTTGATGCATGGAATCCTAATGACGGAAATTATCTTTCTGTATTTTCTCAGGCTGGCGCAGGTAGTACGGCTTATCCTAGCCAAACTGCTGCGCTACAGGAAATGCTTATTGGCATGATTGGAATTGCAGATGAGGTGGCCAATGGAAAGCTTGGTAGGCCACTTACACAACAGGATGCTAACTTTATTGAGTCTCGGTTTAGCGCCAATTCGCGATCTGATTTTATGAATAATATTAGAGGCCTTCTAAATGTATATACTGGGAACTACATGTTATCCGAAGGCCCCGGTTTGGATGCTTTGGTGAAATCAGTTAATCCAGCATTAGATGAGGCCATTCGTGATCAAATTGAAAAATCCATTGCTGCAATTTACGCAATACCTCAACCATTCAGTGAATCTATTATTAATAATCGTGCACAAGTGCAAGCCGCCGTTGACGAAGTGAAGGCATTATTATCAATACTCATAGATAAGTTACTGCCATTGGTTCCCGCGGTTTAA
- a CDS encoding di-heme oxidoredictase family protein, which produces MKYRIFIILIILMCCGSIVQAAPPLAPIIASSVEGNRASVSWLPVDGSRAYRLYWLPYPMPNPIESINSMDLGSETQISAELDDGTMLYVALTAYNQDGESAFSNIEVIAINNELSGGSTTIFNESSSAFSNPAPNLSPEGLSRHLAGDSEFEQSFVTAPALINAGLGPAFNSNSCISCHPKDGRGRPPEEGGISNSFFLRVSLPGVDSKTGGSLAVPGFGTQLFDKAVFGVQPEATVKTTYTEVNGKFGDETPYQLRKPTFTITDPYIDLPSVYLISPRVAPPVFGRGLLEAISDETLLGWADEHDLNNDGISGRVNRVWDVVTQTTVIGRFGLKANNPSVLVQNAGAYHSDMGITNELFPIESTVGQTQNNSANDGPELKPGVLDDVTFYIQTLAVPARRNINDPVVKKGQILFDQAGCAACHIPTVTTGVVDGVPEISNQIVHPYTDLLLHDMGERLADDRNDFIANGQEWRTPPLWGIGYTEVVNGHTFFLHDGRARNLTEAILWHGGEAESSKEYFRVLSSSDRDALIKFLESL; this is translated from the coding sequence ATGAAATACCGTATTTTTATTATTTTAATCATATTAATGTGCTGCGGTTCAATCGTACAAGCTGCGCCCCCGTTAGCTCCCATTATAGCTTCTTCTGTCGAAGGTAATCGCGCTAGCGTCAGTTGGCTGCCAGTCGATGGCTCTAGAGCATACAGGTTATATTGGCTTCCTTATCCGATGCCTAATCCAATCGAATCGATCAATAGCATGGATCTTGGAAGTGAAACACAAATATCTGCAGAATTGGACGATGGGACTATGCTCTATGTTGCCTTAACTGCTTATAATCAGGATGGAGAAAGTGCTTTTTCGAATATAGAAGTCATTGCTATTAATAATGAGCTTTCTGGTGGTAGCACAACTATTTTCAACGAAAGCAGTTCTGCTTTTAGTAATCCAGCTCCGAATCTTAGTCCTGAAGGATTGTCTCGGCACTTAGCAGGTGACTCAGAATTTGAACAAAGCTTCGTTACGGCTCCCGCATTAATCAATGCTGGATTGGGGCCGGCATTTAATAGCAATAGCTGCATATCGTGCCATCCTAAAGATGGTCGTGGGCGCCCCCCTGAGGAGGGTGGAATATCTAATTCATTTTTCCTCCGCGTTAGCCTTCCTGGAGTTGATTCAAAAACTGGAGGATCGTTGGCTGTACCTGGGTTTGGCACTCAGCTTTTTGATAAAGCGGTATTTGGTGTTCAGCCGGAAGCCACCGTTAAGACAACATATACCGAAGTCAATGGAAAATTCGGTGATGAAACTCCCTATCAACTACGTAAGCCAACCTTTACTATTACTGACCCTTATATCGACTTGCCGAGCGTGTATTTAATTTCGCCTCGTGTTGCTCCGCCTGTATTTGGGCGCGGCCTGCTAGAAGCTATTTCTGATGAGACTTTGCTTGGTTGGGCTGACGAACATGATTTGAATAACGATGGCATATCCGGTCGTGTTAATCGAGTTTGGGATGTGGTTACGCAAACGACTGTAATCGGCCGCTTTGGACTTAAAGCTAACAATCCTTCAGTATTGGTCCAAAATGCTGGCGCATATCATAGTGATATGGGTATCACCAATGAGCTATTCCCGATAGAAAGTACTGTTGGTCAAACCCAGAATAATAGCGCGAACGATGGACCGGAACTCAAGCCTGGCGTTCTCGATGATGTAACATTCTATATACAAACATTAGCGGTACCTGCACGTCGCAATATAAATGATCCTGTCGTAAAAAAAGGGCAAATACTATTCGATCAAGCTGGTTGCGCCGCTTGTCATATTCCTACCGTAACAACCGGTGTTGTTGATGGCGTTCCAGAAATTTCTAACCAGATTGTTCATCCTTATACTGATTTATTACTTCATGACATGGGTGAAAGACTTGCCGACGACCGGAATGATTTTATCGCGAATGGGCAAGAATGGAGAACTCCTCCACTCTGGGGAATTGGCTATACTGAAGTTGTCAATGGCCATACTTTTTTTCTGCATGACGGACGTGCACGTAATTTAACAGAAGCCATTCTTTGGCATGGTGGTGAAGCAGAATCTTCCAAAGAATATTTTCGCGTACTTTCCTCTTCTGATCGGGATGCTTTAATTAAATTTCTTGAATCGCTGTAA